The sequence below is a genomic window from bacterium.
CCATTGAATCGGCTATCATTTTATTAGCTGATGCCGTGGAAGCAGCGACTGCTTCATTAGAAAATCCAACGGAAAAAGAGATTCATCTGCTCGTTCGGAAATTGGTGAATGACCGGTTTACTGATGAGCAGTTGGAAGAATGCGAGTTAACCCTTCGTGATTTACATTTGATCACGGAAAGTTTCGTGCGTTCGTTATTATTAAAATATCATCGCCGAATCGAATATCCGGAAACAGCGGAGTTCGTTGAATCTCCGTAACTAGCATAATACCATTATTGATCCATCGCGATAAATCGGGATAACAACCTGAGGTATGGTGACAATACAAGCGAAATATCCTTTGCCGCGAAATATCATACGGAAATTGAAAAAGTTAGCGCTAGCGGTTTTGCTCCAGGAGAAACGTCCATCAGTCGAGCTGAGTATTTTATTAACTGATGAAAAGCAAATTATGGCATTAAATCGCCACTATTTTCATAAGCGCCGACCGACTGATGTTATCGCATTTCCTCAAGATGATAGTCGAATTCTGGGAGATATCGTTATTTCAGTTGAAACAGCAGAACAACAAGCAACTCGATATGGTCATTCTCTCATAGATGAACTGAGTTATCTGTTAATTCACGGGATACTTCATTTACTCAAATATGATGATATCGAACCGAGCGAACGACGGAAAATGCGGGCTAAAGAACGAGAATATTTAACAAAATTCAAAATTGAAGCGCATCCTGAACCTGATTAATTTGATTTAACTTGTTGTTTTAATGAGGTGTCAGTTTCCAAACTGAAAACCTAATTAATTTTTTTATATCCTATGCCTAATGAGAAAAAAGAAAAATATATCATCCGATTACGGAATTATTTTCTAACGGGATTACTGGTTATTATACCGCTGGTCGTAACCATTTATGTGGTCTGGAGTGCGTTTAATATTATCGATGGATGGTTACGTGATTTCGTAAAAATTAATGATAAACCTATCCCCGGATTAGGGATAATCGTTTTAATTATCATCATTTTGTTTGTTGGATTAATTGCTCAGAACTATTTCGGCCGGCGGTTGATTAAAATCAGCGATAGTTTAATGGCACGAATTCC
It includes:
- the ybeY gene encoding rRNA maturation RNase YbeY — its product is MVTIQAKYPLPRNIIRKLKKLALAVLLQEKRPSVELSILLTDEKQIMALNRHYFHKRRPTDVIAFPQDDSRILGDIVISVETAEQQATRYGHSLIDELSYLLIHGILHLLKYDDIEPSERRKMRAKEREYLTKFKIEAHPEPD